CAATAAATATTTCCCGAGCCGTGGCTGGTATTTCTGCGGGGATTTCCAGTCCTACCTGTACTCCACCGATTATACCGAAAAATTCGAGCCGTTTTCAATCGCGAAGGGGAACTTTGGCGTGGCACAGACTTTATTCCCAAAAACCACCATCCGCATGGAAACCGAAGGCGGTTTTGCCATTGGCGAAAGGACCATTGATTTTTTCAATTTTATCCTCGGAGGATACGGTTTTAATGAGCTCGATAACATCAGGCCTTTTTACGGCTATGATTTTTTAAGCCTTACGGCAGACAGTTACATCAAGACCGCGTTTACAGTTGATTATGAATTCTTCAAGAAGCACCATTTCAATATGACTGCCAATTATGCGAATATGGGCGACAAATTATTCCAGGACACCGATTGGATCACCAAGCCGCGTTATACAGGTTATGCTGTGGGATACGGACTGGAAACGATCATTGGCCCGATTGAGGTGAAATACAGCTGGTCACCGGAGCTTACCAAAGGCTTTACGTGGTTCAGCGTTGGGTTTTGGTTTTAAGCCATGAAAAATAATCGTTTGCGTTTGGAAAAAAACGATATATTTGGATTTCATTAACAACCATAACACTGATATATGTCAATCTGGAGAAGAAAACCATTGAATCAATTGCTTGAAGAAGCTTCAGAATCTGAGAAAGGATTAAAGAAAACCCTGTCAGCCTCAGGGCTCGTGGCCCTTGGGGTTGGAGCAATCATCGGTGCCGGATTATTTTCGATAACCGGGCTTGCAGCCGCTACCAATGCGGGACCTGCCATTACAATTTCATTCCTTGTGGCTGCTTTCGGCTGTATTTTTGCAGGTTTATGTTATGCTGAATTCTCCTCTATGATTCCGGTTGCGGGTAGTGCTTACACCTATTCATTTGCCACAATGGGTGAATTCATTGCCTGGGTCATCGGCTGGGATCTTGTGCTGGAATATGCCGTTGGAGCTGCCACGGTATCGATAAGCTGGTCGCGGTATTTAGGCAAATTCCTGCATGGTTATGGGATCGATCTGCCCGATAATTTCATGCTTTCCCCTTTTGAAGGCGGGATCATTAACGTTCCTGCGGTGCTTATCGTAATGGTAATGTCGCTTATTTTAATGCGGGGCACGAAAGAATCCGCATTCGTAAACGGGATCATCGTGTTGCTCAAGGTAAGTGTCGTACTGACCTTTATTGCTGTGGGATGGCAATATATAAGACCTGAGAATTATCACCCATATATTCCTGAAAACACAGGAGACTTTGGGGCGTTTGGCTTTTCAGGCATTATCCGCGCAGCAGCAATCGTGTTCTTTGCTTACATCGGTTTTGATGCCGTTTCTACTGCTGCACAGGAAGCTAAGAATCCAAAACGCGATATGCCGATTGGAATCTTATTGTCGCTGGCCATTTGTACGGTATTGTATATCTTATTTGCGCACGTCATGACGGGTGTGGTAAACTATCAGGCATTCGCCGGAAAAGACGGTAT
This genomic stretch from Flavobacterium pallidum harbors:
- a CDS encoding amino acid permease yields the protein MSIWRRKPLNQLLEEASESEKGLKKTLSASGLVALGVGAIIGAGLFSITGLAAATNAGPAITISFLVAAFGCIFAGLCYAEFSSMIPVAGSAYTYSFATMGEFIAWVIGWDLVLEYAVGAATVSISWSRYLGKFLHGYGIDLPDNFMLSPFEGGIINVPAVLIVMVMSLILMRGTKESAFVNGIIVLLKVSVVLTFIAVGWQYIRPENYHPYIPENTGDFGAFGFSGIIRAAAIVFFAYIGFDAVSTAAQEAKNPKRDMPIGILLSLAICTVLYILFAHVMTGVVNYQAFAGKDGIAPVAVAVEAMGHADASGMITPAYPWLNNAILLAILGGYASVILVMLMGQSRVFFSMSKDGLMPKVFSEVHSKFRTPAKNNMLFMVLVSLFAAFVPARVVGEMTSIGTLFAFILVCIGVLIMRKKMPEAPRAFRTPLVPLVPILGIFVCLFMMVFLPLDTWIRLIVWMMIGFDLYLFYGMKNSILNQGSFSLQNYKTVAGSGFGMVLALIVVAFVHHSIATEDDSSLFYFSLIFAALHAMIYAYSFKKVR